From a region of the Myroides sp. JBRI-B21084 genome:
- the ffh gene encoding signal recognition particle protein, producing MFDNLSDKLDKAFHILKGHGKITEVNVAETLKEVRRALLDADVNFKIAKDFTARVKEKAIGQDVLTTLQPGQLMVKIVKDELIELMGGDAVGVNLSGTPSVILMSGLQGSGKTTFSGKLANFLKTKKNKKPLLVACDIYRPAAINQLHVVGDQIGVEVYSEPENKNAVSIATNAIEHAKQNGFNVVIVDTAGRLAIDEEMMNEIANVHAAIKPHETLFVVDSMTGQDAVNTAKAFNDRLNFDGVVLTKLDGDTRGGAAISIKSIVNKPIKFIGTGEKMDAIDVFYPDRMADRILGMGDVISLVERAQAQYDEEEARKIQKKIAKNEFGFDDFLSQIQQVKKMGSMKDLMGMIPGVGKALKDVEIEDDAFKHIEAIIHSMTPVERKKPSLLDAKRKQRIAKGSGTDIQQVNQLLKQFDQMSKMMKMMQGAQGKNLMRMMGQMKGMGLQ from the coding sequence ATGTTTGATAATTTAAGCGATAAATTAGATAAAGCCTTTCATATATTAAAAGGTCATGGCAAAATTACCGAAGTTAACGTTGCCGAAACCTTAAAAGAAGTACGCCGTGCGTTGCTTGATGCCGACGTAAACTTTAAAATTGCTAAAGATTTTACTGCACGTGTTAAAGAAAAAGCCATTGGGCAAGACGTTTTAACAACGTTGCAACCTGGGCAGTTAATGGTTAAAATCGTTAAAGACGAATTAATAGAATTAATGGGTGGTGATGCTGTCGGGGTTAACCTTTCGGGTACGCCAAGCGTTATATTGATGTCGGGTTTACAAGGTTCTGGTAAAACTACTTTTTCGGGTAAATTAGCAAACTTCTTAAAAACCAAAAAAAATAAAAAACCTTTATTGGTTGCCTGTGATATTTACCGTCCTGCGGCAATCAATCAGTTGCATGTGGTGGGCGATCAAATTGGTGTTGAGGTTTATTCTGAACCAGAAAATAAAAACGCCGTTTCAATTGCAACTAATGCTATTGAACACGCAAAGCAAAACGGTTTTAACGTAGTTATTGTTGATACCGCTGGTCGTTTAGCAATTGATGAAGAAATGATGAACGAAATTGCAAACGTTCATGCAGCTATTAAACCACACGAAACTTTGTTTGTTGTAGATTCTATGACTGGTCAAGATGCTGTAAATACTGCCAAAGCGTTTAACGATCGTTTAAATTTTGATGGGGTGGTACTTACAAAATTAGATGGTGATACACGCGGTGGTGCTGCAATATCTATTAAATCAATTGTAAATAAACCCATTAAATTTATTGGTACGGGCGAAAAAATGGATGCGATAGATGTGTTCTATCCCGATCGTATGGCCGACCGTATTTTGGGTATGGGCGATGTAATTTCGTTAGTAGAGCGCGCTCAGGCTCAGTACGACGAAGAAGAAGCTAGAAAAATTCAAAAGAAAATCGCTAAAAACGAATTTGGTTTTGATGACTTCTTAAGTCAAATTCAACAAGTAAAAAAAATGGGGTCAATGAAAGACCTTATGGGAATGATTCCTGGCGTTGGTAAAGCGTTAAAAGATGTTGAAATTGAAGATGATGCTTTTAAACACATCGAAGCCATTATTCATTCAATGACACCGGTTGAACGCAAAAAACCTTCGTTGTTAGATGCAAAACGTAAACAACGAATTGCAAAAGGTTCAGGAACCGATATTCAACAAGTAAATCAATTACTTAAACAGTTCGATCAAATGAGTAAAATGATGAAGATGATGCAAGGTGCACAAGGTAAAAACCTAATGCGCATGATGGGACAAATGAAAGGTATGGGATTACAATAA
- a CDS encoding bifunctional 5,10-methylenetetrahydrofolate dehydrogenase/5,10-methenyltetrahydrofolate cyclohydrolase, with product MQLLDGKKVSEEIKNEIAAEVALMKQRGEKVPHLAAVLVGSNGASLTYVGSKVKTCEKIGFDSTLVSLPEETTEEELLAKINELNNNDAIDGFIVQLPLPKHIDEQKVLNAVDPDKDVDGFHPENFGRMALELESFIPATPFGILQLLERNRIETKGKNVVVIGRSNIVGKPMSLLMSRKAYPGNATVTLTHSATQNIEEITREADIVITALGVPEFLKANMIKAGAVIVDVGITRVADETNAKGYVIKGDVAFDEVAEKASWITPVPGGVGPMTIAMLMKNTLIARERRAKKNK from the coding sequence ATGCAATTATTAGACGGTAAAAAAGTATCCGAAGAAATTAAAAACGAAATTGCAGCCGAAGTGGCCTTAATGAAACAGCGTGGCGAAAAAGTACCCCATTTAGCAGCTGTTTTAGTTGGTAGCAACGGTGCTAGTTTAACGTATGTAGGCAGTAAAGTTAAAACCTGTGAAAAAATTGGTTTTGATTCTACTTTAGTTTCGTTGCCCGAAGAAACTACTGAAGAAGAACTTTTAGCAAAAATTAATGAATTGAACAATAATGATGCTATTGATGGGTTTATTGTTCAATTACCCTTGCCTAAACATATTGATGAGCAAAAGGTATTAAATGCTGTTGATCCTGATAAAGATGTAGATGGTTTTCACCCTGAAAACTTTGGTCGTATGGCGCTAGAATTAGAATCATTTATTCCAGCAACTCCTTTTGGAATTTTACAGTTATTAGAGCGTAATAGAATTGAAACCAAAGGTAAAAATGTAGTAGTTATTGGTAGATCTAATATTGTTGGTAAGCCTATGAGTTTATTAATGAGCCGTAAAGCGTATCCGGGAAATGCAACGGTAACATTAACACACTCTGCTACACAAAACATCGAGGAAATTACTCGCGAAGCCGATATTGTTATTACTGCTTTAGGGGTGCCAGAATTTTTAAAAGCAAATATGATTAAAGCTGGTGCTGTAATTGTTGACGTTGGTATTACACGCGTTGCCGATGAAACAAATGCGAAAGGGTATGTTATTAAAGGCGATGTAGCTTTTGATGAGGTGGCCGAAAAAGCATCATGGATAACACCTGTTCCTGGAGGAGTAGGACCTATGACGATTGCCATGTTAATGAAAAATACTTTAATTGCCAGAGAGCGCAGAGCTAAAAAAAATAAATAA
- a CDS encoding MutS-related protein, producing the protein MLYLKNEMYGWAAFAFVVMFVWVVWYYMKIQSKIEYHNILKSINTNEISFLEGNHKFINGVEYQNPQHAFSYDLDLFGPNSIFEFINRTGTFLGKDALAMQLQEIPLNEEIQQKQEAVQELSQLIHFRQHFQALSLLANTQKNDDLAIKDWTETFNLKIPKSTQILAYVLPICLVLSVIASYLNLHEVFSKLVVFFFTANLLAMGSFSRFILKEIGKSDKISNTLNQYAKMLQAFESQKFQSTHLQTLQKQLQINQQSAYQVVNELANHFEKLNTIANLFVFIVFNGLFQYHFWVFKKLQNWKTLHQQQLWQFMQVLGKVEALNSLANFAYNNPTYHFPNITKDKISFEDLGHPLILKGKRVKNDISFTDKKFVILTGSNMSGKSTFLRTIGINLVLSFAGAPIDAKKASVFPMPLWVSMRLTDSLHDSESFFFAEVKRLKQIVSEAEKQPIFVLLDEILKGTNSNDKQSGTIGVIEKLHHLNVLGMIATHDLEVCETTNKYPETMENKCFEVEIFNDELHFDYLLKSGICKNKNATFIMKKMQII; encoded by the coding sequence ATGCTTTATTTAAAAAACGAAATGTACGGTTGGGCAGCTTTTGCATTTGTAGTTATGTTTGTTTGGGTGGTTTGGTATTACATGAAAATTCAAAGTAAAATTGAATACCATAATATTTTAAAAAGCATAAACACTAACGAAATTTCTTTTTTAGAAGGCAATCATAAATTTATTAATGGAGTTGAATATCAAAACCCGCAACATGCTTTTTCTTATGATTTAGATTTGTTTGGGCCTAATTCTATTTTTGAATTTATAAACAGAACTGGCACTTTTTTAGGTAAAGATGCTTTGGCAATGCAGTTACAAGAAATTCCTTTGAACGAAGAAATTCAACAAAAACAAGAAGCTGTACAAGAACTATCACAATTAATTCATTTCAGGCAACATTTTCAAGCACTTTCATTATTAGCAAATACTCAAAAAAACGATGATTTAGCAATTAAAGATTGGACAGAAACTTTTAACCTAAAAATACCAAAATCCACACAAATTTTAGCTTATGTTTTACCTATTTGTTTGGTTTTAAGTGTAATAGCTTCGTATTTAAACCTTCATGAGGTATTTTCTAAATTGGTTGTTTTCTTTTTTACTGCTAATTTATTAGCAATGGGAAGTTTTAGTCGATTTATTTTAAAAGAAATAGGTAAAAGCGATAAAATATCCAATACATTAAATCAATACGCTAAAATGTTACAAGCGTTTGAAAGTCAAAAATTTCAATCAACACACTTACAAACATTACAAAAGCAACTTCAAATAAATCAACAATCGGCTTATCAAGTTGTAAATGAATTGGCAAATCATTTCGAAAAATTAAATACCATAGCCAATTTGTTCGTGTTTATTGTATTTAATGGACTTTTTCAATATCATTTTTGGGTATTTAAAAAATTACAAAACTGGAAAACGCTGCATCAACAACAATTATGGCAATTTATGCAGGTTTTAGGTAAAGTTGAAGCGTTAAACAGTTTAGCAAATTTTGCCTACAATAACCCAACGTATCATTTCCCTAATATAACAAAAGATAAAATTTCTTTTGAAGATTTAGGTCATCCACTTATTTTAAAAGGAAAGCGCGTAAAAAACGATATTAGTTTTACAGATAAGAAATTCGTTATTTTAACTGGTAGCAATATGAGTGGTAAAAGTACTTTTTTGCGAACCATTGGTATTAATTTGGTTTTAAGTTTTGCTGGCGCCCCAATTGATGCAAAAAAGGCAAGTGTTTTTCCTATGCCATTGTGGGTTTCTATGCGTTTAACCGATTCGTTACATGATAGTGAATCGTTCTTTTTTGCCGAAGTAAAACGATTGAAACAAATTGTAAGCGAAGCCGAAAAGCAACCTATTTTTGTGCTTTTAGATGAAATTTTAAAAGGAACCAATTCTAACGACAAACAATCAGGAACCATTGGGGTTATTGAAAAATTACATCATTTAAATGTATTGGGAATGATTGCTACTCACGATTTAGAAGTATGTGAAACCACCAATAAGTACCCAGAAACTATGGAAAATAAATGTTTTGAAGTTGAAATTTTTAATGACGAATTACATTTTGATTACTTGTTAAAAAGTGGGATTTGTAAAAATAAAAATGCGACTTTTATAATGAAAAAAATGCAAATTATTTAA
- a CDS encoding HutD family protein — translation MNVQIINKKSVLASVWDGGETYEYFIFPKDALYTNRNFLFRISVATINKAPSTFTQFNNYQRFLVMLNGNLHVNLNGKEKHFSTNDVFEFQSNDFIESFTTGKDFNFMVEKNANANVVIATEWNILSSKFAFVFVTSNTTVTVNQNTYFLQTDDLLIVTNYLNSNLNIQTNNNAIIGYCN, via the coding sequence ATGAATGTTCAAATTATAAATAAAAAGAGTGTTTTAGCATCGGTTTGGGATGGTGGTGAAACCTATGAATATTTTATTTTCCCAAAGGATGCTTTATATACAAATCGAAATTTTTTGTTCCGTATAAGTGTAGCTACTATTAATAAAGCACCTTCTACTTTTACACAATTTAATAATTACCAGCGTTTTTTAGTTATGTTAAATGGTAATTTACATGTAAATTTGAACGGAAAGGAAAAGCATTTTTCAACCAATGATGTTTTTGAATTTCAATCGAATGATTTTATTGAATCTTTTACAACAGGTAAAGATTTTAATTTCATGGTTGAAAAAAATGCGAATGCAAATGTTGTTATAGCAACTGAATGGAACATTTTATCAAGCAAATTTGCTTTCGTTTTTGTTACAAGTAATACTACAGTAACGGTTAACCAAAATACATATTTTTTACAAACAGATGATTTACTGATAGTTACAAACTATTTAAATTCAAATTTAAATATACAAACCAACAATAATGCAATTATTGGTTATTGTAATTAA
- a CDS encoding winged helix-turn-helix domain-containing protein, protein MSIISGLNKEFESRVRLGIMSVLMVNDWVDFTEMKNMLQVTDGNLASHSTALEKHEYIEIKKEFVGKKPRTSYKITLLGKQAFQAHLAFLEKMLKIES, encoded by the coding sequence ATGAGTATAATTAGCGGTTTAAATAAAGAGTTTGAAAGCAGAGTTCGGCTGGGAATCATGTCGGTACTTATGGTGAACGATTGGGTAGATTTTACCGAAATGAAAAACATGTTGCAAGTAACCGATGGTAATTTAGCAAGTCATTCAACGGCTTTGGAAAAGCACGAATATATTGAAATTAAAAAGGAATTTGTTGGTAAAAAGCCGCGAACATCGTATAAAATTACATTATTAGGGAAACAAGCTTTTCAAGCGCATTTAGCTTTTCTAGAAAAAATGCTCAAAATAGAATCATAA